A single Hippocampus zosterae strain Florida chromosome 19, ASM2543408v3, whole genome shotgun sequence DNA region contains:
- the gnpat gene encoding dihydroxyacetone phosphate acyltransferase → MASKAVYTRGDPMLKKRDDFEDMLEERRISSDLRFAAKCFMPVLYKGLTPCTPETLKSTTLHSDPVNYVIHQVAKETGKALEDVRAEAEAILDEMAHRLQLSTVRFFAFMLSKVFKTLFRSVSVNEEGIQRLQQAIQEHPVVLLPSHRSYMDFLLMSYILYTYDLSLPVIAAGMDFMGMKFVGEMLRMSGAFFIRRSFGGDRLYWAVFSEYVKTIVKNGYAPVEFFLEGTRSRTAKSLTPKLGLLNIVMEPFLKGEVFDVSLVPVSISYERILEEALYARELLGVPKPKESTSGLFKARKILREDYGSIHVYFGQPVSVRNLAHGHVDRCQFNLTPRHIPARPREETVHFVNSTAYRLVRAQEENSVLKPWVLLATLLLQKQEAPMTLDELTERAVWLRDLSRQYGAFLHWPDQMHPSEVVSSSLALHGGLVRISEGRVHLEQAGAAEAASSPEEQLLSRAVLVLSCASYRNQAIHVFLRPALLALAVRATSSARKVEVFDCFRFLRDVFSNDFILCPGATVHDFEEACYLLEKTGALHVTQHDVAVTKRGQKTLDFLTGVLEPFLQGYLVVCRFLLESAEALTQKSFIPAVRQFIIKHLLQGRLTQLEVLSSDLHKNVLAALLRLSAVRRAEQDTLRVNKVKLQSMEDALGGKLPPPNVATARL, encoded by the exons ATGGCATCCAAAGCTGTTTACACG CGCGGAGATCCAATGCTGAAAAAGCGAGATGACTTCGAAGACATGCTGGAGGAACGCCGGATCTCCAGCGACCTCCGATTTGCCGCCAAGTGCTTCATGCCCGTCCTCTATAAAGGCCTGACGCCGTGCACGCCGGAAACGCTCAAGAGCACCACGCTGCACTCGGATCCCGTTAACTATGTCATCCATCAG GTTGCCAAGGAGACGGGCAAAGCGTTGGAGGACGTCCGGGCCGAGGCTGAGGCCATCTTGGACGAGATGGCTCACCGCCTGCAGCTCAGCACGGTTCGATTTTTCGCCTTCATGCTCAGCAAGGTGTTCAAGACGTTGTTCCGGAGTGTCAGCGTGAACGAGGAAGGCATCCAGAGA CTCCAGCAGGCTATCCAAGAGCACCCGGTGGTTCTCCTCCCGAGCCACCGCAGCTACATGGACTTCCTGCTCATGTCCTACATCCTGTATACGTATGACCTCTCCCTGCCCGTCATCGCTGCTGGCATGG ACTTCATGGGGATGAAATTTGTGGGCGAGATGCTGCGAATGTCCGGCGCTTTCTTCATCCGACGCTCGTTCGGTGGCGACAGATTGTACTGGGCCGTCTTTTCCGAATATGTCAAGACCATTGTCAAG aatgGGTATGCTCCCGTCGAGTTTTTCCTTGAGGGCACGCGAAGCCGAACAGCCAAATCTTTAACGCCAAAGTTGG GTTTGTTGAACATCGTGATGGAGCCCTTCCTCAAGGGCGAGGTGTTCGATGTGTCCTTGGTGCCGGTCAGCATCAGCTATGAGAGGATATTGGAGGAGGCGCTCTATGCCCGGGAGCTTCTCGGCGTTCCGAAGCCCAAGGAGTCCACGTCG GGTCTCTTTAAAGCCAGGAAGATCTTGCGGGAAGACTACGGTAGCATCCATGTTTACTTTGGTCAACCAGTGTCGGTCAGGAATTTAGCCCACGGCCACGTGGACCGCTGTCAGTTTAATCTGACGCCCAG acacaTTCCTGCAAGGCCCAGAGAGGAGACAGTGCACTTTGTGAACAGCACCGCCTACAGGCTGGTGAGGGCGCAGGAGGAGAACTCCGTGCTGAAGCCGTGGGTCCTCCTGGCGACTCTGCTTTTGCagaagcaggaagcgccgatgACTCTGGATGAGCTGACTGAACGAGCAGTGTGGCTGCGGGACCTTTCCCGGCAGTACGGAGCCTTCCTCCATTGGCCCG ACCAAATGCATCCATCTGAGGTGGTGTCCTCCAGCCTCGCCCTGCACGGAGGTCTGGTGAGGATCTCAGAGGGGCGGGTTCACCTGGAACAAG CAGGAGCAGCCGAGGCGGCCTCCTCCCCGGAGGAGCAACTTCTGAGCCGGGCAGTGCTGGTGCTCTCTTGCGCCTCCTACAGGAACCAGGCGATACATGTTTTCCTGCGACCGGCGCTGCTCGCCTTGGCCGTACGTGCCACCTCTTCCGCGCGAAAAG TGGAGGTTTTCGACTGCTTCAGATTCCTGAGGGACGTCTTTTCGAATGACTTCATCCTGTGTCCTGGAGCCACCGTACAT GATTTCGAGGAGGCTTGTTACCTGCTGGAGAAGACCGGAGCACTGCACGTCACCCAGCACGACGTGGCGGTGACAAAACGGGGGCAGAAAACCCTGGACTTcctcacgggcgtgctggagcccttcCTGCAAGGATACCTG GTGGTTTGTCGCTTCCTTTTGGAGTCCGCAGAGGCGCTGACGCAAAAGTCGTTCATCCCTGCCGTCCGCCAGTttatcatcaaacatttgctgcaaG GGAGGCTGACCCAATTGGAGGTATTGTCGTCCGACCTGCACAAGAACGTTCTGGCTGCTCTGCTCAGACTGAGTGCCGTACGGAG AGCGGAGCAGGACACTCTGAGGGTCAACAAAGTGAAACTTCAATCTATGGAAGACGCTTTGG GAGGGAAGCTCCCGCCTCCGAACGTTGCCACGGCTCGCCTGTAA
- the c19h1orf131 gene encoding uncharacterized protein C1orf131 homolog isoform X2 — translation MKPDKNGNVDEDCAFLEQVLDSLYDFGSGAGKRKKKKQKRYEEKALPEDAANVCSFDENHVGGQESLDVTVHDQNPAVKPVSQVEVVSFQDPAKRQNKITQMPTVNETIPLETSKKQSAPQQGVSLEKARLEVHRFGITGYKKEQQRVYEEERAIMLGARPAKKNYLNYKVLQQQIKDKKAAAKNEVQSDLRKKKKNPRDNKKKTPTSGSSSAPTGQVGRFKDGILILSPKDVQTMKATVRRK, via the exons ATGAAGCCCGACAAGAATGGAAATGTTGACGAGGATTGTGCTTTTCTGGAACAAGTTTTGGATTCGTTATACGATTTCG GAAGTGGagctgggaaaagaaaaaagaaaaagcaaaaaagataTGAGGAAAAAGCCCTTCCTGAAGATGCTGCTAATGTCTGTAGCTTCGATGAGAACCATGTTGGAGGACAAGAGTCCTTGGATGTGACTGTCCAcgatcaaa atccagctgtcaagcCGGTGAGCCAGGTGGAGGTGGTGAGCTTCCAGGACCCCGCCAAGAGACAAAATAAGATCACACAGATGCCCACTGTCAATGAAACTATT CCACTGGAGACTTCGAAGAAGCAGAGTGCTCCGCAACAGGGTGTCAGTTTGGAAAAG gctCGACTGGAGGTGCATCGCTTCGGCATCACGGGCTACAAAAAGGAGCAGCAGCGAGTCTATGAGGAGGAGCGCGCCATCATGTTGGGCGCACGG CCTGCCAAGAAAAACTATTTGAACTACAAGGTGCTGCAGCAGCAAATCAAAGACAAGAAGGCAGCGGCGAAAAACGAAGTGCAGTCG gacctgaggaaaaagaagaagaatccaag GGACAACAAGAAGAAGACGCCGACGTCTGGCTCGTCGTCAGCACCCACCGGTCAGGTGGGCCGCTTCAAGGACGGGATTCTGATCCTCAGCCCCAAGGATGTCCAGACCATGAAGGCCACGGTGCGACGCAAATGA
- the c19h1orf131 gene encoding uncharacterized protein C1orf131 homolog isoform X1: MKPDKNGNVDEDCAFLEQVLDSLYDFGSGAGKRKKKKQKRYEEKALPEDAANVCSFDENHVGGQESLDVTVHDQNPAVKPVSQVEVVSFQDPAKRQNKITQMPTVNETIPLETSKKQSAPQQGVSLEKARLEVHRFGITGYKKEQQRVYEEERAIMLGARPAKKNYLNYKVLQQQIKDKKAAAKNEVQSDLRKKKKNPSRDNKKKTPTSGSSSAPTGQVGRFKDGILILSPKDVQTMKATVRRK; encoded by the exons ATGAAGCCCGACAAGAATGGAAATGTTGACGAGGATTGTGCTTTTCTGGAACAAGTTTTGGATTCGTTATACGATTTCG GAAGTGGagctgggaaaagaaaaaagaaaaagcaaaaaagataTGAGGAAAAAGCCCTTCCTGAAGATGCTGCTAATGTCTGTAGCTTCGATGAGAACCATGTTGGAGGACAAGAGTCCTTGGATGTGACTGTCCAcgatcaaa atccagctgtcaagcCGGTGAGCCAGGTGGAGGTGGTGAGCTTCCAGGACCCCGCCAAGAGACAAAATAAGATCACACAGATGCCCACTGTCAATGAAACTATT CCACTGGAGACTTCGAAGAAGCAGAGTGCTCCGCAACAGGGTGTCAGTTTGGAAAAG gctCGACTGGAGGTGCATCGCTTCGGCATCACGGGCTACAAAAAGGAGCAGCAGCGAGTCTATGAGGAGGAGCGCGCCATCATGTTGGGCGCACGG CCTGCCAAGAAAAACTATTTGAACTACAAGGTGCTGCAGCAGCAAATCAAAGACAAGAAGGCAGCGGCGAAAAACGAAGTGCAGTCG gacctgaggaaaaagaagaagaatccaag CAGGGACAACAAGAAGAAGACGCCGACGTCTGGCTCGTCGTCAGCACCCACCGGTCAGGTGGGCCGCTTCAAGGACGGGATTCTGATCCTCAGCCCCAAGGATGTCCAGACCATGAAGGCCACGGTGCGACGCAAATGA